In Paenibacillus hexagrammi, the following are encoded in one genomic region:
- a CDS encoding DnaD domain protein — protein MKPKDSHRKQLEAVFQIGLQQGNIAVPSLLLKHYRSLGLTEIDMMTLIHLLTYLEKERNDFPTIEEIQARMTASPDQVIASLQKLLAEEFIAIDEDMDPGTGVRYERYNITPLYQKLASFFIEQQTAAFAAVRSSIPDDAKSKDIYTTFEKEFARPLTPMELETISGWLDKDNYPTELILTALKEAVFAGKVYFRYIDRILLEWSRNRVATVDQAKEYSQRYRQSR, from the coding sequence TTGAAACCAAAGGATTCACACCGCAAGCAGTTGGAGGCTGTGTTCCAAATTGGATTGCAGCAAGGTAACATAGCTGTGCCCTCCTTGCTCCTCAAGCATTATCGCAGCTTGGGGCTGACGGAAATCGATATGATGACCCTGATTCATCTATTGACCTACCTGGAAAAAGAACGTAACGATTTTCCGACCATTGAAGAAATTCAGGCAAGAATGACCGCTTCGCCGGATCAAGTGATTGCTAGCCTTCAAAAGCTGCTTGCCGAGGAGTTTATTGCCATCGATGAAGACATGGATCCAGGTACGGGAGTTCGATATGAAAGATACAACATAACGCCGTTGTATCAGAAACTCGCGTCCTTCTTCATTGAGCAGCAGACTGCAGCGTTCGCCGCTGTGCGCAGCTCGATCCCGGACGATGCGAAGTCTAAGGATATCTACACCACGTTCGAGAAGGAATTCGCGCGTCCCTTGACGCCGATGGAGCTTGAAACGATTAGCGGCTGGCTCGACAAAGACAATTATCCGACCGAGCTCATCCTTACCGCGCTTAAAGAGGCTGTGTTTGCGGGAAAAGTTTATTTCCGATACATTGACCGCATTCTGCTCGAATGGAGCCGTAATCGGGTAGCAACGGTCGATCAAGCCAAGGAATACTCGCAGCGCTATAGACAGTCCAGATAA
- a CDS encoding acetate kinase — MNILVINAGSSSVKYQLFNMKQETVLAKGRVERIGMETAILVHEPAGKSDVSEVSEILEHTSAIRRVLDILVSKDHGVLDSIDQIDAVGHRVVHGGESFKNSVLVDEDVKKEIRRLFDLAPLHNPAHMLGITAVEVNMPGVPQAVVFDTAFHQTMPSHAYLYPVPMALYRKHKVRRYGFHGTSHKYVSERAAKFLGRPLEQLKLITCHIGNGCSCAAVLGGVSVDTSMGLTPLEGLMMGTRSGDLDPAIVPYAMAKEDLTLSEISSMLNKHSGLQAISGLSSDMREIVEAMEAGDKNAALAFDMYEYRIRKYIGAYAAAMNGVDAIVFTAGVGENSEVLRKKVCQQLTYLGIELDEERNRSGRGTEKAITTEASSVQVLVIPTNEEWMIAMDTYSLVQAD, encoded by the coding sequence ATGAACATTCTCGTTATTAATGCAGGAAGCTCCTCCGTCAAATATCAACTGTTTAACATGAAGCAGGAGACCGTACTTGCCAAAGGAAGAGTGGAGCGTATCGGGATGGAGACCGCTATCCTCGTGCACGAGCCTGCAGGCAAGTCGGATGTCAGCGAGGTTAGTGAAATTCTGGAGCATACATCAGCCATCCGCCGAGTCCTGGATATACTTGTGAGTAAGGACCACGGTGTGCTGGATTCTATCGATCAGATTGATGCTGTAGGCCATCGTGTAGTGCACGGAGGCGAGAGCTTTAAGAATTCCGTCTTAGTCGATGAGGACGTAAAGAAGGAAATTCGCCGTTTGTTCGATTTGGCGCCGCTGCATAACCCAGCACACATGCTTGGCATTACGGCGGTTGAGGTCAATATGCCCGGTGTACCTCAGGCAGTCGTCTTCGACACGGCTTTCCATCAGACAATGCCTTCGCATGCCTACTTATACCCAGTGCCTATGGCGCTCTATCGCAAGCACAAGGTGCGCCGCTACGGCTTTCACGGCACCAGCCATAAGTATGTCAGCGAACGTGCTGCGAAGTTCTTGGGCCGTCCCTTGGAGCAGCTCAAGCTGATTACGTGCCATATCGGCAACGGCTGCAGCTGCGCTGCGGTATTGGGCGGCGTATCCGTAGATACGAGCATGGGGCTGACTCCTCTCGAAGGCTTAATGATGGGCACGCGCAGCGGTGATCTGGACCCCGCCATCGTGCCGTACGCAATGGCCAAGGAGGATCTGACACTCAGCGAGATCAGCTCCATGCTGAACAAGCATAGCGGTCTGCAAGCCATCTCAGGCCTCAGCAGCGATATGAGAGAAATCGTTGAAGCAATGGAAGCCGGAGATAAGAACGCTGCTCTTGCTTTTGACATGTATGAATACCGCATTCGTAAATACATAGGAGCATATGCTGCGGCGATGAACGGAGTGGATGCCATCGTTTTCACGGCGGGGGTAGGAGAGAACTCGGAAGTGCTGCGGAAGAAAGTATGCCAACAGCTGACCTATCTGGGCATCGAACTGGATGAAGAGCGTAACCGGAGCGGACGTGGAACGGAAAAAGCGATTACTACGGAGGCGTCCAGCGTTCAGGTGCTTGTCATCCCGACCAACGAAGAGTGGATGATTGCCATGGACACCTACTCGCTTGTTCAAGCCGACTGA
- a CDS encoding 3-hydroxyacyl-CoA dehydrogenase family protein, whose protein sequence is MTLKTIGVVGGGTMGQGIAEMLAARGLDVLIAEKTPEKLDHALEMITISLDKQIERWAITAAEKKLIVAKIKKADSLQDLAVCDMVIETITEELNAKKHVFFQLNQICPPSVILASNTSTLSVTEIAAVTTNPERVIGMHFLHPVAKIHLVEIIRAMKTSDETYERTRDFVDQLIQKKSIKVFESPGYITTRLICTLINEALHTLSEGVASAEDIDSAMRIGYDFRYGPLEMCDRFGLDSVQAALEVMFRDYGDIKYRPSFLLKQMVRAGNLGVKTGEGFFRYDKDGDRL, encoded by the coding sequence ATGACATTGAAAACTATTGGTGTTGTCGGTGGCGGAACCATGGGTCAGGGTATAGCGGAGATGCTCGCTGCACGCGGCCTTGATGTTTTGATAGCGGAGAAGACGCCGGAGAAACTGGATCATGCACTCGAGATGATTACCATTAGCCTTGATAAACAAATAGAACGGTGGGCGATTACAGCCGCCGAGAAAAAGCTCATCGTAGCAAAAATAAAAAAAGCGGATTCTTTGCAAGACTTAGCCGTATGCGATATGGTCATTGAAACCATTACCGAAGAGCTGAATGCTAAAAAACACGTGTTCTTTCAATTAAATCAAATTTGTCCACCTTCGGTTATCTTGGCAAGCAATACCTCAACGCTAAGTGTGACTGAAATTGCAGCAGTAACAACCAATCCTGAGCGAGTAATCGGGATGCATTTCCTTCATCCAGTTGCTAAAATTCATTTGGTTGAAATTATTAGAGCCATGAAAACATCGGATGAGACGTATGAGAGAACACGGGATTTTGTAGATCAGCTCATTCAGAAAAAAAGCATTAAAGTTTTTGAATCGCCTGGGTATATCACTACTCGGCTTATTTGTACGTTAATTAATGAGGCTCTGCATACACTGTCCGAGGGAGTAGCATCGGCTGAGGATATCGATTCAGCTATGCGGATCGGTTATGACTTTCGATATGGTCCGCTTGAAATGTGCGACAGATTTGGTTTGGATTCTGTGCAGGCTGCTCTCGAAGTCATGTTTCGGGATTACGGGGATATTAAATACCGTCCTTCCTTTCTGCTCAAGCAGATGGTCCGCGCAGGCAATCTAGGTGTGAAAACCGGAGAAGGCTTCTTCCGGTACGATAAGGATGGTGACCGGCTATGA
- a CDS encoding AAA family ATPase, giving the protein MNRWKELCIGFVPVLLIFLAFIGVNVMPLLFVGVLSVSLFFMIRSRGGVGVTAGGERKSKNRTPSYLTFDQIGGQDRAKRELTEALDFLIKHDQIQKLGIRPLKGILLTGPPGTGKTLMAKAAAHYTNSVYLAASGSEFVEMYVGVGASRVRDLFKEARTRAAKEGKDSAIIFIDEIDVIGGKRDGGQHREYDQTLNQLLTEMDGIHTGDGPRILIMAATNRKEMLDSALLRPGRFDRHIEVDLPDKKGRLSILDIHMKNKPLAAGVSLDKIAEQTFGFSGAQLESVLNEAAIYALREEKEAIEQQHLASAIDKVMMGERTDKETAQEEKERVAYHELGHAIVAEIVRPGSVSQVTVSPRGKALGYVRHNPPKDHYLYTKDYIEQQIMIALGGAAAEEIFYGGRSTGSRNDFEQALSMVRNMMDSGLTSLGIIDRDMVTKEELMRENSAILEALMLRTKQVLGQYRNVFDQSFDVLMKEEVLSGDTFRDLLGHTAEQSA; this is encoded by the coding sequence ATGAATAGATGGAAAGAGCTATGTATTGGATTTGTACCTGTTTTACTCATTTTCCTTGCCTTTATCGGCGTGAATGTAATGCCCTTGCTATTTGTAGGTGTGCTTAGTGTATCGTTGTTCTTTATGATTCGCAGCCGCGGCGGCGTGGGAGTAACTGCAGGGGGCGAGCGTAAGAGTAAGAACCGGACGCCATCTTATCTGACGTTTGATCAAATTGGCGGCCAAGACCGTGCTAAGCGTGAGCTAACGGAAGCACTGGATTTTTTGATTAAGCACGATCAGATTCAGAAGCTGGGCATTCGCCCGCTCAAAGGTATTTTGCTTACAGGCCCTCCGGGAACAGGTAAAACGCTGATGGCTAAGGCAGCTGCTCATTACACGAATTCTGTGTACCTTGCAGCCTCCGGCAGTGAGTTTGTTGAAATGTATGTCGGTGTCGGCGCAAGTCGTGTCCGTGACCTCTTTAAAGAGGCCAGAACGCGTGCCGCTAAGGAAGGGAAAGATAGTGCCATTATCTTTATTGATGAGATTGATGTTATCGGCGGTAAGCGTGACGGCGGTCAGCATCGAGAGTATGATCAGACACTTAATCAGCTTCTAACTGAGATGGACGGAATTCATACGGGTGATGGTCCCCGTATTCTTATTATGGCCGCGACAAACCGCAAGGAAATGCTGGATAGCGCTTTGCTGCGTCCTGGACGCTTTGACCGTCATATTGAAGTCGATCTTCCCGATAAAAAAGGCCGACTGTCCATTCTTGATATTCATATGAAAAATAAACCTTTAGCTGCGGGTGTATCTTTGGATAAAATCGCGGAGCAAACCTTCGGATTCTCCGGCGCTCAGCTTGAAAGTGTTCTGAATGAAGCAGCTATTTATGCGCTGCGTGAAGAAAAAGAAGCGATCGAGCAGCAGCATCTGGCTTCCGCGATTGACAAAGTCATGATGGGCGAGCGTACGGACAAAGAAACTGCGCAAGAAGAAAAGGAACGGGTTGCTTACCATGAGCTTGGGCATGCGATTGTTGCCGAGATTGTGCGTCCCGGATCTGTTTCACAGGTTACAGTCAGTCCGCGAGGAAAGGCGCTAGGTTATGTGCGTCATAACCCGCCGAAGGATCATTACCTGTATACGAAGGATTATATTGAGCAGCAAATTATGATCGCCCTTGGCGGCGCAGCGGCAGAAGAAATCTTCTATGGCGGACGTAGTACAGGTTCTCGCAACGATTTTGAGCAGGCGCTGTCCATGGTTCGCAACATGATGGATTCAGGTCTAACCTCTCTTGGCATTATTGACCGTGATATGGTAACGAAGGAAGAGTTGATGAGAGAAAACAGTGCCATCTTAGAGGCATTAATGCTTAGAACGAAGCAAGTACTGGGGCAATATAGAAATGTGTTCGATCAGTCCTTTGATGTGCTGATGAAAGAAGAGGTACTCTCCGGCGATACCTTCAGAGATTTACTTGGACACACTGCCGAACAAAGTGCGTAA
- a CDS encoding cell wall elongation regulator TseB-like domain-containing protein — MLWRRVIMLGIFVLLTLIVVITRFYLSVQNEHWDANSKAVETAYEKTILTKATKVDSFYGDEPFQIIRGEDKIGQQVVVWISDKEVHTEVAAEAFTEDQVRETMLKKDPAIETLRILPGKLGSQYVWEVFYKKQEAKGLRYYYDYYTFKEGTYIDTYRLSLQ; from the coding sequence GTGCTCTGGAGAAGAGTCATCATGCTGGGGATATTCGTTCTGTTGACACTTATCGTTGTCATCACCCGTTTCTACCTGAGTGTACAGAACGAACACTGGGATGCTAACAGTAAGGCTGTTGAAACAGCTTATGAGAAAACGATATTAACGAAAGCGACCAAGGTCGATTCCTTTTATGGCGATGAGCCTTTTCAAATCATAAGAGGCGAGGACAAGATCGGTCAGCAGGTTGTTGTATGGATCTCTGATAAAGAAGTTCACACAGAAGTAGCCGCGGAAGCTTTTACCGAGGACCAGGTTCGGGAAACCATGCTGAAGAAAGATCCAGCAATTGAGACTTTGCGGATTCTGCCTGGCAAGCTCGGCAGCCAATATGTGTGGGAAGTATTTTATAAGAAGCAGGAAGCAAAAGGTTTAAGATATTACTACGACTATTATACATTTAAAGAAGGTACCTATATCGATACCTATCGGCTCAGCCTGCAATAA
- a CDS encoding amidohydrolase: protein MKKTCIKNGIFITSDTSNPVIRGYMVIEGNRITSIHEGSPAESEIFDEYIDGTNKLYMPGLVNTHGHAAMSLLRGYGDDMALQIWLEQKMWPMEAKFTTQDVKWGTLLSILEMLKGGTTTFVDMYDHMNEVAQAVEQSGMRACLTRGVIGLCPPDVQVAKLNEATEFAKNWHGKADGRITTMMSPHAPYTCPPDYIEKIVQVAHDLNLPIHTHMSETSREVQANVDQYGLRPVAHLEKIGVFSRPTLVAHGVHLTDEEIEVLKRYDVRISHNPGSNLKLASGVARVPELLRAGVKVSLGTDGAASNNNLDMFEEMRLAALIHKGVSGDPVAVPATEALLMGTKWGAESIWLDNVGQLAPGMKADFIALDIDQPHFLPKTDFISHAIYSASAKDVVDVCVDGKWVVRGGQCLTLDEEKIKFEFEQCFDRLTQS, encoded by the coding sequence ATGAAAAAAACGTGTATAAAGAATGGGATTTTTATCACATCCGATACTAGCAATCCAGTCATTCGAGGATATATGGTTATAGAAGGTAACCGCATCACTTCCATTCATGAAGGTAGTCCTGCTGAAAGCGAAATCTTCGATGAATACATAGACGGTACGAATAAACTGTATATGCCGGGTCTTGTTAACACACACGGTCATGCAGCGATGTCTTTGCTCAGAGGCTATGGGGACGATATGGCGCTTCAAATCTGGTTAGAACAGAAGATGTGGCCAATGGAAGCCAAGTTTACTACACAAGATGTTAAGTGGGGCACCCTTCTCTCGATATTGGAAATGCTGAAGGGCGGCACGACGACTTTTGTCGACATGTACGACCATATGAATGAAGTAGCCCAGGCTGTTGAACAATCGGGTATGAGAGCATGTTTGACCCGCGGAGTAATCGGGCTGTGTCCTCCTGATGTACAAGTTGCAAAGCTAAATGAAGCTACTGAATTCGCAAAGAACTGGCATGGCAAAGCGGACGGAAGAATTACAACAATGATGTCGCCGCATGCTCCTTATACTTGTCCGCCTGATTATATTGAAAAGATTGTACAGGTTGCTCATGATTTGAACCTTCCGATACATACACACATGTCCGAAACGAGCAGGGAAGTGCAGGCCAACGTTGATCAGTATGGCTTACGACCTGTTGCACATTTAGAGAAGATCGGTGTCTTCAGCCGCCCTACGCTTGTCGCACACGGTGTACATCTTACTGATGAAGAGATTGAAGTGTTGAAACGTTATGATGTACGTATTTCGCACAATCCGGGAAGCAATCTGAAGCTTGCTAGCGGCGTTGCGCGGGTACCAGAATTACTTCGTGCCGGAGTCAAGGTTTCGTTAGGAACCGATGGAGCTGCTTCGAATAATAATCTTGATATGTTCGAGGAAATGCGTTTGGCTGCTTTGATTCATAAAGGAGTATCAGGTGACCCTGTCGCAGTTCCAGCAACCGAGGCCCTGCTTATGGGAACAAAGTGGGGAGCTGAATCCATTTGGCTGGACAATGTGGGACAGCTTGCACCTGGCATGAAGGCGGACTTTATCGCGCTGGATATCGACCAGCCTCATTTTCTGCCGAAAACCGATTTTATCTCTCATGCGATCTATTCAGCATCGGCTAAAGATGTCGTGGATGTATGTGTGGATGGCAAATGGGTTGTGCGCGGCGGTCAATGCCTAACTTTAGATGAAGAGAAAATCAAGTTTGAGTTCGAGCAATGCTTCGATCGATTGACTCAATCCTAA
- a CDS encoding DUF47 domain-containing protein, whose product MTLFSKKSDVDFLQLLIQSAENALQTAQMFRTAMMGDKPPTDFVKAIHDLEHQGDSITHEIFKGLNKVFITPLDREDIMELASKVDDVTDGIEATIARFDYLNLTYTDQFMRDFSAVIVDSCQHMLDAFKLLARKKYMQISEHTVAINSLENDGDRLMREGIRQIFLAKKDIYEDFKLKEVYERLEETTDACEDVANILESVVLRYS is encoded by the coding sequence ATGACATTATTCTCGAAAAAGAGCGATGTGGACTTTCTTCAGCTGTTAATTCAATCAGCGGAGAACGCGCTTCAAACGGCTCAAATGTTCCGCACGGCCATGATGGGGGACAAGCCCCCGACAGATTTCGTGAAAGCGATCCATGACTTGGAGCATCAAGGTGATTCCATTACGCATGAGATCTTCAAAGGCTTAAACAAAGTTTTCATTACACCTCTAGATCGGGAAGACATTATGGAGTTAGCCTCCAAAGTAGACGATGTCACGGACGGTATCGAAGCTACGATCGCTCGGTTTGACTATTTAAATTTGACTTATACAGATCAGTTCATGCGCGACTTTTCAGCTGTCATTGTTGACTCATGTCAGCATATGCTGGATGCATTTAAGCTTTTGGCAAGGAAAAAATATATGCAGATTTCGGAGCATACGGTTGCCATCAACAGCTTGGAAAATGACGGGGATCGTCTCATGAGAGAAGGCATCCGTCAAATTTTCTTAGCTAAAAAAGATATCTATGAAGACTTCAAGCTGAAGGAAGTTTATGAACGTTTGGAAGAAACTACAGATGCCTGTGAAGATGTCGCCAACATTCTGGAAAGTGTCGTTCTTCGTTATTCTTGA
- a CDS encoding inorganic phosphate transporter: MITYLIIIVALALLFDFINGFHDTANAIATSISTRALSPRVAVIMAASLNFLGAVVSSEVAKTVGGKIANPATIDHGIEIVIAALLAAIIWNLLTWYFGIPSSSSHTLIGALAGAVIAGAGYHSVNWSGFTEIIIILVLSPIVAFGVGLLVMFFLKYLVLWTGNKSRSKYNRTFRTLQVITAALLSYSHGGNDAQKAMGIIVFALVAGNFQSTLDVPLWVKLAAAIAMGLGTSIGGWRIIKTISRKIIKIEPINGFASDLTSSIVIQVSTHLGMPLSTTHVISSAIIGTGSVMRFHEVQWATVGRMVITWVITIPISIALSYIIYFLLFKLF, from the coding sequence ATGATAACCTATCTCATCATCATTGTGGCGCTCGCACTGCTATTTGATTTTATCAATGGCTTTCATGATACGGCAAACGCGATCGCTACATCTATCTCGACTCGGGCTCTCAGCCCCAGAGTCGCTGTCATCATGGCAGCCTCTCTGAACTTTCTAGGTGCGGTTGTCTCCTCGGAGGTTGCCAAGACGGTAGGGGGTAAAATTGCCAACCCCGCCACGATTGATCATGGCATCGAGATTGTCATCGCCGCCCTGTTGGCTGCGATTATTTGGAACCTATTAACCTGGTACTTCGGCATTCCATCTTCTTCGTCCCATACTTTAATTGGCGCACTAGCAGGTGCGGTCATCGCTGGTGCCGGCTATCATTCCGTGAATTGGAGCGGTTTCACCGAAATTATCATCATTTTGGTGCTGTCACCTATCGTAGCATTCGGCGTCGGCTTGCTAGTCATGTTTTTCTTGAAATATCTGGTTTTATGGACAGGCAATAAATCGAGATCAAAATACAACAGGACTTTTCGTACATTACAAGTTATCACGGCTGCACTTCTTTCTTACTCCCATGGTGGTAACGATGCGCAAAAAGCAATGGGTATTATCGTTTTCGCTCTCGTAGCTGGAAATTTCCAAAGCACATTGGATGTACCCCTGTGGGTAAAACTTGCTGCTGCAATCGCCATGGGTCTTGGAACTTCCATCGGTGGATGGCGAATCATTAAAACAATCAGTCGTAAAATCATTAAAATCGAGCCAATCAACGGCTTCGCTTCCGACCTGACTTCGTCGATTGTCATTCAGGTATCCACGCACTTAGGTATGCCTTTGTCCACAACCCACGTCATTTCTTCCGCAATTATCGGAACAGGAAGTGTGATGAGGTTCCATGAAGTCCAGTGGGCAACTGTCGGTCGTATGGTAATTACTTGGGTTATTACGATTCCGATTAGTATCGCGTTATCGTACATCATCTACTTTTTACTCTTCAAATTGTTTTAA
- a CDS encoding redox-sensing transcriptional repressor Rex translates to MKSQKISEAVVRRLPIYLRFLNELAMKNIMTVSSQDLGHKLDLNPAQIRKDLAYFGEFGKKGIGYDVAYLIEKIRQILKLDRQLQVALVGAGNLGRALCNYNTYLRNDMKIVAVFDAMPQKTGETINNLTVQPMSEMKETLARLGVRIGIITVPAAEAQNVANQFVEAGIEAILNFAPVIIKVPGEVRVHHADFTTELQSLAYYLD, encoded by the coding sequence ATGAAGTCGCAAAAAATTTCCGAGGCTGTCGTTCGTCGTCTGCCGATTTATTTACGATTTCTTAATGAACTCGCGATGAAAAATATTATGACCGTTTCCTCGCAGGATTTGGGACACAAATTGGATCTCAATCCAGCTCAAATTCGTAAGGATTTGGCGTATTTCGGGGAATTCGGCAAAAAGGGCATCGGCTATGATGTTGCTTATTTGATCGAAAAAATCCGCCAGATTCTAAAGTTGGATCGCCAGCTTCAGGTTGCTCTTGTCGGAGCTGGCAATTTAGGTCGAGCCCTTTGCAATTATAATACGTATCTCAGAAACGATATGAAGATTGTAGCTGTTTTTGACGCGATGCCGCAGAAGACCGGTGAAACCATTAATAATCTTACGGTGCAGCCCATGAGTGAAATGAAAGAAACGTTGGCCCGATTAGGGGTTAGAATTGGCATTATCACGGTACCGGCTGCAGAAGCGCAAAATGTAGCGAATCAATTCGTAGAGGCTGGCATTGAAGCGATCTTAAATTTTGCCCCTGTTATTATTAAAGTTCCTGGTGAGGTTCGCGTGCACCATGCGGATTTTACAACAGAGCTGCAGAGCTTGGCCTACTACCTGGATTAA